One Euphorbia lathyris chromosome 1, ddEupLath1.1, whole genome shotgun sequence DNA segment encodes these proteins:
- the LOC136210824 gene encoding uncharacterized protein, which produces MDGTSSSPKGEVFGSMDAGEDSSRFGTLPVTSLRNMSSSSSAFFSANQSPFFSPRSPSCQISESTRSDARCDSMHLSNDPFSSSGIPESASLANVRDAFTDMRREPAAEVGTDFQKLDRIFSPTGVSNSSPYSYNYGHDSGFREKHRKHLRSYGTTYSPALVSLPSNRLRSCDVFIGLHGRKSSLLRFANWLRAELEVQGISCFVSDRARCRNSRKHSIVERTMDVSSFGIVILTKKALRNPYTIEELRFFESKKNLVPVFFDLSPDDCLVRDIVESRGEMWEKHGGELWVLYGGLEKEWKEAVNALGRADEWKLEAQDGNWRDCILRAVTLLAMRLGRRSVVERLSKWREKVDKEEFPFSRNENFIGRKKELSELEFILFGDVSGDSERDYFELKARPKRKNFSIGWGKNSSVEEKRRERKRENGPKKGKEPVVWKESEKEIEMQSSQFSQRPQQGKAKTGGRYAKRKRSTKIMYGKGIACVSGESGIGKTELLLEFAYRYHQRYKMVLWIGGESRYIRQNYLNLWSFLEVDVGIDNWSEKGRIRSFEEQEDEAVSKIRKELMRNIPFLVVIDNLESEKDWWDHKLVMDLLPRFGGETHILISTRLPRVMNLEPLKLSYLSGVEATCLMQGSGKDYSVEEIDALRVIEEKVGRLTLGLAVVGAILSELPINPSRLLDTINRMPLREVSWNGRESNSIRRSSFLLQLFEVCFSIFDHADGPRSLATRMVQASGWFAPAAIPVPLLALAANKIPQKHRGRQLWRKLLRSLSCGGLTSSYIKRSEAEALSMLLRFNIARSSTKQGYVHINELVKLYMRKRGTQVAAEAMVQAIISRGSLSYHSEHIWAACFLIFGFGNDPKAIELKVSELLYLVRDIILPLAIRTFISFSRCNAALELLRLCTDALEAADQAFVTPVEKWLDKSLCWRPTQTNAQLNPYLWQELALSRANVLETRAKLMLRGGQFDAGDDLIRKAIFIRTSICGDDHPDTVSARETLSKLTRLLANVQIYTSI; this is translated from the coding sequence ATGGATGGTACAAGTTCCTCCCCGAAAGGGGAGGTTTTCGGAAGTATGGATGCCGGTGAAGATAGCTCTAGGTTTGGCACATTGCCGGTGACAAGTTTGAGGAATATGTCATCTTCATCTTCTGCGTTCTTTTCAGCGAATCAGTCACCTTTCTTCTCTCCGAGATCCCCATCCTGTCAAATATCGGAATCAACGAGATCAGATGCTCGTTGTGACAGTATGCACTTAAGTAATGATCCCTTTAGCAGTTCAGGAATTCCAGAATCTGCTTCTCTAGCAAATGTTAGGGATGCTTTTACAGACATGAGAAGGGAACCAGCTGCTGAAGTTGGAACTGATTTTCAGAAGCTTGATCGGATATTTTCCCCAACCGGCGTTTCTAATAGCTCTCCTTATAGTTACAACTATGGACATGATTCCGGGTTCAGAGAAAAGCACAGGAAGCATCTGAGAAGCTATGGAACAACTTATTCGCCGGCTTTAGTTTCCCTTCCGTCTAACAGATTGAGGAGTTGTGATGTCTTCATTGGTTTACATGGTCGGAAATCTTCATTGCTCAGGTTTGCTAATTGGCTTcgtgctgagttggaagttcAAGGGATAAGTTGTTTCGTATCTGATAGAGCTCGATGTAGGAATTCACGGAAACATAGCATTGTCGAGAGGACAATGGATGTTTCTTCCTTTGGCATTGTGATATTAACAAAGAAGGCGTTACGAAACCCCTATACTATTGAGGAACTGCGATTTTTTGAAAGCAAGAAGAATTTGGTTCCGGTATTCTTTGATTTGAGTCCAGATGATTGCCTGGTCAGGGACATAGTTGAGAGTAGGGGAGAGATGTGGGAGAAACACGGAGGCGAGCTTTGGGTTTTGTACGGTGGATTAGAAAAGGAATGGAAGGAAGCCGTTAATGCCCTTGGCCGGGCGGATGAGTGGAAACTGGAAGCTCAGGATGGTAATTGGAGGGATTGCATATTGAGGGCTGTTACGCTTCTGGCAATGAGGCTCGGAAGGAGAAGTGTCGTAGAAAGGTTGAGTAAGTGGAGAGAGAAGGTGGATAAAGAAGAATTCCCTTTCTCTCGCAACGAAAACTTCATTGGTAGGAAGAAGGAATTGTCTGAACTAGAGTTTATACTTTTCGGTGATGTTTCGGGTGATTCAGAAAGAGATTATTTTGAACTGAAGGCAAGACCCAAGAGAAAGAATTTTTCAATTGGATGGGGTAAGAACAGTTCAGTTGAGGAAAAAAGAAGGGAGCGAAAACGGGAGAACGGACCCAAGAAGGGTAAAGAACCAGTTGTATGGAAGGAATCTGAAAAGGAGATTGAGATGCAAAGCAGTCAGTTTTCTCAAAGGCCTCAGCAGGGCAAGGCGAAAACTGGTGGACGATATGCAAAGAGAAAAAGATCGACAAAGATCATGTACGGGAAGGGAATTGCTTGTGTGTCAGGGGAGTCCGGCATTGGCAAGACAGAGCTTCTTCTGGAATTCGCCTATCGATATCATCAGAGGTACAAAATGGTTCTATGGATTGGAGGAGAAAGCAGGTATATTCGGCAGAACTATTTGAATCTCTGGTCATTCTTAGAAGTTGATGTAGGGATTGATAATTGGTCAGAGAAAGGGCGGATAAGGAGTTTTGAGGAGCAAGAAGATGAAGCTGTTTCTAAGATTCGGAAAGAGCTGATGCGAAACATACCATTTTTGGTGGTGATTGACAACTTGGAGAGTGAAAAAGACTGGTGGGATCACAAACTTGTAATGGATCTTCTTCCCCGCTTTGGCGGAGAGACGCACATCCTAATATCCACACGGCTTCCTCGTGTGATGAATTTGGAGCCTTTGAAACTCTCTTACTTGTCAGGAGTTGAGGCGACATGTTTAATGCAGGGAAGTGGGAAAGACTATTCAGTCGAAGAAATCGATGCCCTTAGAGTTATCGAGGAGAAAGTAGGAAGGTTAACGTTAGGTCTTGCAGTagtaggagcaattttatccgaGCTCCCTATAAATCCAAGCCGGTTACTGGACACGATAAACCGAATGCCTTTGAGGGAGGTCTCGTGGAATGGTCGGGAATCTAATTCGATCCGGAGAAGCAGTTTCCTGTTGCAACTCTTTGAGGTATGCTTCTCAATATTTGATCATGCAGACGGGCCAAGAAGCTTGGCTACGAGAATGGTTCAGGCCAGCGGTTGGTTTGCACCGGCTGCTATTCCTGTTCCTCTATTAGCCTTAGCTGCAAACAAGATACCCCAGAAGCACCGGGGGAGACAGTTATGGAGAAAATTGTTACGTTCCTTGAGCTGCGGTGGTCTTACTTCATCGTATATCAAAAGATCAGAAGCAGAAGCATTGTCGATGTTACTGAGATTTAATATTGCAAGAAGTAGCACGAAGCAAGGTTACGTCCATATCAACGAGCTCGTTAAGCTTTACATGCGCAAAAGAGGAACGCAAGTAGCTGCGGAGGCCATGGTTCAAGCTATCATCAGTCGTGGATCGCTATCTTACCATTCAGAACATATATGGGCAGCATGTTTCTTGATATTCGGATTCGGTAATGACCCAAAAGCTATCGAGCTGAAAGTATCCGAGCTATTGTACCTTGTTAGAGACATAATCTTACCTCTGGCAATCCGGACGTTCATTTCATTCTCTCGATGCAACGCTGCTTTGGAGCTCTTACGCCTATGCACGGATGCTCTAGAAGCGGCTGACCAAGCATTCGTTACCCCAGTGGAGAAGTGGTTGGATAAATCACTCTGTTGGAGACCCACACAGACCAATGCTCAGCTGAATCCGTACCTATGGCAGGAGCTGGCATTGTCGAGGGCTAACGTGCTGGAAACGAGAGCGAAGCTCATGCTAAGAGGCGGACAGTTCGACGCAGGAGATGATTTAATAAGGAAAGCTATTTTTATTAGAACCTCAATTTGTGGTGATGATCATCCAGACACGGTTTCTGCTCGTGAAACGCTAAGTAAACTCACGCGGCTTCTTGCCAATGTTCAAATTTACACTTCAATATAG